Proteins co-encoded in one Alphaproteobacteria bacterium genomic window:
- the gltS gene encoding sodium/glutamate symporter yields the protein MVSELALPFLPSLLAACLVLVVGGVLTQRVAFLARYSIPAPIVGGILFALIALLAQQVTGVKVSLDTSTRVPLLLTFFALIGLTADLTLLRSGGIRLLRFLLVLFPFLVAQDGLGVMMAQLLGLHPTLGLIAGSVTLVGGHGTGAAYAERFAAEYDLLGVMGVTMTSATLGLVIGGIIGGPVAERLIRQLSRADVEPAADGGVVGGPVTTPVTTLSFTISLAAALAAVIVGRMLGSMLQGGAITVPDFLWCLIMGLIIRNGGAAIGLRLHDAASELIGSICLSIFLCWTMMTLDLGASFWLAGPLLIILAAQTVLVAAWATYAVFRVVGGDYESAVIAGAFCGFAMGATATAIANMQALTRRHGPAPQAFVVVPLVGAFFIDLMNLAVLTFFLLPGFIVGR from the coding sequence ATGGTGTCCGAATTGGCCTTACCCTTTCTCCCGTCGCTCCTGGCCGCATGCCTGGTGCTGGTGGTCGGCGGTGTCCTGACCCAGCGCGTGGCCTTCTTGGCGCGCTACAGCATTCCAGCACCGATCGTCGGCGGTATACTTTTTGCGTTAATTGCACTGCTCGCGCAACAGGTGACCGGGGTCAAGGTCTCGCTTGATACTTCGACCAGGGTTCCCTTGCTGTTGACGTTTTTCGCTTTGATCGGATTGACGGCCGACCTGACATTGCTTCGATCGGGCGGAATCCGATTGCTGCGGTTTTTGCTCGTCCTATTTCCATTTCTTGTCGCGCAGGACGGCCTGGGTGTGATGATGGCGCAGTTGCTCGGCCTCCACCCCACACTCGGCTTGATAGCGGGCTCTGTCACACTTGTCGGCGGACACGGCACGGGTGCGGCCTACGCGGAACGTTTCGCCGCGGAATACGACCTGCTCGGCGTCATGGGCGTGACCATGACCTCGGCGACGCTCGGCCTCGTGATTGGCGGCATTATCGGCGGGCCGGTGGCTGAACGACTCATTCGGCAGTTGTCGCGCGCCGATGTAGAACCGGCCGCTGACGGCGGCGTAGTCGGCGGACCGGTAACGACGCCGGTCACCACGTTGTCGTTTACGATCTCGCTTGCAGCCGCTTTGGCCGCAGTAATCGTGGGCCGCATGCTGGGGAGCATGCTGCAGGGTGGCGCGATAACAGTGCCGGATTTCCTGTGGTGCCTGATTATGGGCCTTATCATCCGCAACGGCGGTGCGGCTATCGGATTAAGGCTGCACGACGCGGCGTCGGAACTGATCGGCTCGATCTGCCTTTCGATTTTTTTGTGCTGGACGATGATGACCTTGGATCTCGGCGCAAGCTTTTGGCTCGCTGGGCCTCTTTTGATCATTCTCGCAGCGCAGACGGTGCTTGTTGCCGCCTGGGCCACATACGCTGTGTTCAGGGTCGTTGGCGGCGATTACGAAAGTGCTGTCATCGCCGGGGCCTTCTGCGGATTCGCCATGGGTGCGACGGCGACGGCGATCGCCAACATGCAGGCGCTGACTCGCCGCCACGGTCCCGCACCGCAGGCCTTCGTGGTCGTGCCGCTCGTCGGCGCGTTCTTCATAGACTTGATGAATCTGGCAGTGCTGACATTCTTTTTGTTGCCCGGCTTCATCGTGGGCCGGTGA
- a CDS encoding ionic transporter y4hA, giving the protein MTAVAGAGSLILIVAGAVLIATVFAAVHHAEVVAHRTGEPFGTLVLAVAVTVIEVALIVSVMLAAPAENSALARDTVFAAVMIVCNGIVGLCLLAGGARYGEQGFQLRGASAALAVLAALTTLTLISPNVSVSAPGPQFSTPQLIFEGIVSLVLYGSFVFVQTVRHHDYFLPVERSNEDAHATAPSNRVALVSLGLLIVSLVAIVGLAKSLTPILEIGVRRLDLPDAVVGIAIAALVLLPEGLAAVRASRANRLQTSLNLALGSALATIGLTIPVVAVVSIVIDQPLELGLGPKDTFLLVLTLVIGVITLGTGRTTVLQGIVHLVIFAVFLFYAVSP; this is encoded by the coding sequence GTGACGGCCGTTGCCGGCGCCGGTAGCCTGATTCTAATAGTCGCGGGGGCGGTCCTCATTGCAACGGTGTTCGCGGCCGTCCATCACGCCGAAGTGGTCGCACACCGCACCGGTGAACCGTTCGGCACGCTTGTTCTAGCCGTCGCCGTGACCGTTATCGAGGTGGCACTTATCGTCTCCGTCATGCTTGCGGCTCCTGCGGAAAATTCCGCGCTGGCGCGCGACACGGTCTTTGCCGCCGTCATGATCGTCTGCAACGGCATCGTCGGCCTGTGCCTTCTCGCGGGTGGTGCGCGCTATGGCGAACAGGGCTTTCAACTTCGCGGCGCGAGCGCCGCACTTGCGGTACTGGCCGCGCTCACCACGCTCACCCTGATTTCGCCGAACGTTTCGGTGAGCGCGCCCGGCCCGCAGTTCAGTACGCCACAGCTTATTTTTGAGGGAATTGTCTCGCTGGTACTCTACGGCTCATTCGTTTTCGTCCAGACCGTACGGCACCATGACTATTTCCTCCCTGTCGAACGCAGCAACGAGGACGCGCACGCGACGGCCCCTTCAAACAGGGTTGCCCTGGTCAGTCTCGGCCTCCTAATCGTGTCCCTGGTCGCCATTGTGGGCCTTGCCAAGTCGCTCACCCCTATATTGGAGATTGGCGTAAGGCGGCTTGACCTGCCGGACGCGGTGGTTGGGATCGCCATTGCCGCACTGGTGCTGTTGCCTGAAGGTCTTGCAGCGGTCAGGGCTTCCCGCGCCAATCGATTGCAGACCAGTTTGAACCTGGCACTAGGATCGGCGCTTGCGACGATTGGCCTGACGATCCCGGTGGTTGCAGTCGTTTCCATCGTGATCGACCAGCCACTCGAGCTTGGCCTTGGTCCAAAGGACACTTTCCTCTTGGTCCTGACGCTCGTCATCGGCGTGATCACGTTGGGTACCGGCAGAACTACGGTGCTTCAGGGCATCGTGCACTTGGTCATCTTCGCGGTATTTTTGTTCTATGCGGTGTCACCGTGA
- a CDS encoding VOC family protein: MPRHALIPCLRYADAPAAIEFLCNAFGFSAHVVYADDKDPSIIHHAQLVLDGNMIMLGTDRQGETKALYGWMTPAQAGGVTMCVCAVIDDPDAHHLRAAAAGARVIRKPHDNEGYPGRAYDVFDCEGNVWNFGSYDPWSSVE; the protein is encoded by the coding sequence ATGCCGCGACATGCTTTGATTCCTTGTCTGCGCTACGCCGACGCGCCGGCTGCAATCGAATTTCTTTGCAACGCCTTTGGCTTCAGTGCTCATGTAGTTTATGCCGACGATAAAGACCCTTCGATCATCCACCACGCCCAACTCGTGCTCGATGGCAATATGATCATGCTCGGAACCGATCGGCAGGGGGAAACAAAGGCGCTTTACGGGTGGATGACGCCGGCTCAGGCGGGTGGCGTGACAATGTGCGTGTGCGCAGTCATCGATGATCCCGATGCGCATCATTTGCGGGCTGCGGCAGCCGGCGCACGCGTGATTCGCAAGCCTCATGACAATGAGGGCTATCCGGGCCGCGCGTACGACGTGTTCGATTGCGAAGGAAATGTGTGGAACTTTGGCAGCTACGATCCCTGGTCAAGTGTGGAATGA
- a CDS encoding cytochrome (ubi)quinol oxidase subunit III gives MTIGTADRAPDALRTEFARGRGGGGPASKRIVVAYGFWIFILGDMIMFSALFAAYAVLSHNTAGGPTGAELFNIRSVFIETMCLLFSSYTCGLGALSAERRQPARFLIFSAFTFVLGAAFLYIEATEFAGMVERGAGPSRSGFLSAFFTLVGTHGIHVASGLIALVYLVAQAIAHGLRPAVLRRLLCWSLFWHALDIVWVGVFTLVYLMGA, from the coding sequence ATGACGATCGGAACAGCCGATAGAGCTCCGGACGCGCTCCGGACCGAGTTCGCCCGAGGGCGCGGCGGCGGTGGGCCGGCCTCGAAGCGCATCGTCGTCGCTTATGGATTCTGGATATTCATTCTCGGCGACATGATCATGTTCTCGGCGCTGTTCGCAGCGTATGCGGTCTTGTCGCATAATACCGCGGGCGGACCGACAGGGGCCGAGCTTTTCAATATCCGCAGCGTCTTCATCGAGACGATGTGTCTATTGTTCTCGAGCTATACATGCGGGCTCGGTGCGTTGTCCGCCGAGCGGCGGCAACCGGCGCGCTTCTTGATCTTCTCAGCTTTTACATTCGTGCTCGGTGCGGCCTTTCTGTACATCGAGGCCACGGAATTTGCTGGCATGGTAGAGAGGGGTGCTGGGCCGTCGCGCAGCGGCTTTCTGTCCGCCTTCTTCACTTTGGTCGGCACTCACGGCATCCACGTCGCCAGCGGTCTGATCGCACTCGTCTATCTGGTTGCCCAGGCGATCGCACACGGCCTGCGACCCGCCGTGCTGCGGCGTCTATTGTGCTGGAGCTTATTCTGGCACGCGCTGGACATCGTCTGGGTCGGGGTATTCACGTTGGTCTATCTGATGGGAGCTTGA
- a CDS encoding branched-chain amino acid ABC transporter permease, giving the protein MNLFELIVQQTINGLTRGSIFALIALGYTMVYGIIELINFAHGDIFMLGLMISLTLFTDFGLARTLHGWELVTILPLILVVTMILTGFLNLLVDRLAYRPLRRAPRLVPLISAIGVSFMLENLTLVWKGPYVLSYPDIFPSIDILRDVFQIDSQIYITTKDLLVVGVTIPLIFALHLFVTRTSWGKAMRATAQDRETAAAMGIDVEKMIMLTFFVGGALAGAAGVVQGVYYNIGQWWMGYQAGLRAFTAAVLGGIGNMPGAAIGGFLIGFLSAWSDQYISPRWTNAVVFAILILVLVFRPHGLLGERAPEKH; this is encoded by the coding sequence ATGAACCTGTTCGAACTTATCGTCCAGCAGACCATCAACGGCCTCACCCGCGGGTCGATTTTTGCACTCATCGCCCTTGGCTACACGATGGTCTATGGGATCATCGAGCTGATCAACTTTGCCCATGGTGACATTTTCATGCTGGGCCTCATGATCTCGCTCACCCTGTTCACCGACTTTGGACTGGCACGCACGCTCCATGGCTGGGAGCTCGTGACCATACTGCCGCTTATCCTCGTCGTAACCATGATTTTGACCGGCTTCCTCAACCTCCTCGTCGATCGACTAGCCTACCGGCCGCTGCGGCGAGCGCCCCGGCTGGTTCCGCTGATCTCCGCAATCGGCGTCTCTTTCATGCTGGAAAATTTGACGCTCGTCTGGAAAGGGCCATACGTGCTCTCTTACCCCGACATATTCCCCAGCATCGACATTCTCCGGGACGTCTTCCAGATCGACAGCCAGATCTATATCACCACCAAGGATCTGCTGGTCGTCGGCGTCACGATCCCGCTGATATTTGCGCTTCATCTCTTCGTTACGCGTACCTCCTGGGGGAAGGCCATGCGCGCCACCGCCCAGGATCGGGAGACCGCCGCGGCCATGGGCATCGACGTGGAAAAGATGATCATGCTGACGTTCTTCGTAGGTGGCGCCTTGGCGGGGGCTGCCGGAGTGGTCCAGGGTGTCTACTACAACATCGGCCAATGGTGGATGGGCTATCAGGCGGGCTTGCGGGCCTTTACCGCGGCAGTGCTGGGTGGGATCGGGAATATGCCGGGCGCGGCAATCGGGGGGTTCTTGATCGGATTTCTTTCTGCCTGGAGCGATCAATACATTTCGCCCCGTTGGACCAACGCCGTCGTCTTCGCCATTTTGATTCTGGTCCTGGTGTTCCGGCCCCATGGCCTGTTGGGCGAACGCGCACCGGAGAAGCATTAG
- a CDS encoding 3-hydroxybenzoate 6-monooxygenase: protein MRADRANDPVLVAGGGIGGLAVALALTRQGLRVKVLEQAPRLGEIGAGIQLGPNAFAAFDALGIGPKARSRAVYTDEMVMHDALNEYLVGRVPTGEAFRARFGNPYAVIHRADVHMSLLEGAKGSQRIEIATSTQVQRIEQDDNGVTVYDANGGKHRGVAVIGADGVKSAVRQQYVGDEARVSGHVVYRAVVDKKNFPSDLQWNAASIWVGPDCHLVHYPLRGGEQYNVVVTFHSRAKEKWSVREGTREEVQSYFEGICARARQLIELPKDWKRWATADREPIGRWTYGRVTLLGDAAHPTLQYLAQGACMALEDAVTLGEALRVHAGDFQLAFAHYERSRISRTARVVLSAREMGRIYHAKGVERLVRNDLWKGRTQERFYDAMEWLYGWKVEDCLAV from the coding sequence ATGCGCGCAGATCGGGCGAACGATCCAGTATTGGTGGCCGGCGGCGGCATTGGCGGGTTGGCGGTTGCCCTGGCACTCACGCGGCAAGGACTTCGCGTCAAAGTCCTCGAGCAAGCGCCACGGCTCGGCGAGATCGGCGCCGGCATCCAACTTGGACCGAACGCCTTCGCGGCGTTCGATGCGCTTGGCATCGGCCCCAAAGCGCGTAGTCGTGCGGTCTATACCGACGAGATGGTCATGCACGATGCACTGAATGAATATCTGGTCGGTCGCGTGCCGACCGGCGAAGCATTTCGTGCGCGTTTCGGGAACCCCTATGCCGTGATCCATCGCGCCGACGTGCACATGTCGTTGCTCGAGGGTGCCAAGGGGTCCCAGCGGATCGAAATCGCGACGTCGACGCAGGTGCAGCGCATCGAACAGGATGACAATGGTGTGACCGTCTATGATGCCAACGGCGGTAAGCATCGTGGCGTCGCGGTCATCGGTGCTGATGGCGTCAAGTCGGCAGTGCGCCAGCAGTATGTCGGCGACGAAGCGCGCGTATCGGGCCATGTCGTGTACCGCGCAGTGGTCGATAAGAAAAACTTCCCGTCGGACCTGCAATGGAATGCCGCCAGCATCTGGGTCGGGCCCGACTGCCATTTGGTGCATTACCCCTTGCGTGGCGGTGAGCAGTACAACGTCGTCGTCACCTTTCATAGTCGCGCAAAGGAGAAGTGGAGTGTGCGCGAGGGAACGCGGGAGGAAGTGCAAAGCTATTTTGAGGGGATCTGTGCCCGCGCCCGACAGTTGATCGAACTGCCTAAGGACTGGAAGCGCTGGGCAACAGCCGACCGCGAGCCGATCGGCCGGTGGACCTACGGCCGTGTCACACTGCTCGGCGATGCCGCACATCCAACGCTGCAATACCTCGCGCAGGGTGCGTGCATGGCGCTAGAGGACGCCGTGACGCTGGGCGAGGCGCTGCGCGTTCATGCCGGAGACTTTCAGCTTGCCTTCGCCCATTACGAACGTTCGCGCATCTCCCGCACGGCGCGCGTCGTGCTTTCGGCCCGCGAGATGGGGCGTATCTATCACGCCAAAGGTGTTGAGCGATTGGTGCGGAACGATCTTTGGAAGGGTCGTACGCAGGAACGTTTCTACGACGCGATGGAATGGCTTTACGGCTGGAAGGTCGAGGATTGCTTGGCCGTGTGA
- a CDS encoding branched-chain amino acid ABC transporter substrate-binding protein — protein sequence MKRWNAFAFLIVALPLAGVSMSVNAADCPKGKIRIYTSWPMQGAMLPEGTGMKNGVDIAVAQSQGVAAGYCLEVVNLDDASPQTGKWDGAVEAENANKAVSDPDAMIYIGTYNSGAAKVSMAITQRAHMAQITPANTYPGLTKKAGAAEGEPEMYRPLGIVSYFRVPPADDIQGAVGAAWAKKLGHKKVFILNDQELYGKGIADVFEVAAKQAGMEVLGNEGIDYKQPDQKPVLTKIRASGADLVYMGAVVETGAQTIIRQMKDLGMVAPKVEFMGPDGLYEDELLKAATCDAALAVDMHMTYASLPFEQMSGKGAELYKLYKEKYNIEPTGYALYSWEAGAVAVDAIKRAGEKDRAKILAAVASTKDFDGLNGKWSFDANGDTTMKVMSGFKVVKADNPIGCKFEFIEVLK from the coding sequence ATGAAACGATGGAATGCCTTCGCCTTTTTGATCGTGGCGTTGCCGCTGGCTGGCGTCTCGATGAGCGTTAACGCCGCCGACTGCCCAAAGGGCAAAATTAGAATATACACAAGCTGGCCGATGCAGGGCGCCATGCTCCCGGAAGGCACGGGCATGAAGAATGGCGTCGACATCGCCGTGGCCCAGAGCCAGGGCGTGGCCGCCGGCTACTGCCTCGAGGTGGTCAACTTAGACGATGCCTCGCCCCAGACCGGCAAGTGGGATGGTGCCGTCGAGGCGGAAAACGCGAACAAGGCCGTGTCTGACCCTGACGCCATGATCTATATCGGGACTTATAACTCGGGTGCCGCCAAGGTCTCGATGGCGATCACCCAGCGCGCCCACATGGCTCAGATCACGCCGGCCAATACTTATCCCGGCCTCACCAAGAAGGCGGGTGCCGCTGAGGGCGAGCCCGAGATGTACCGTCCTCTCGGGATCGTGAGCTACTTCCGTGTGCCGCCGGCGGACGACATCCAGGGTGCCGTGGGCGCCGCTTGGGCGAAAAAGCTCGGCCACAAGAAGGTGTTCATCCTGAACGATCAGGAACTCTACGGCAAAGGCATCGCGGACGTCTTCGAAGTCGCCGCCAAGCAGGCCGGCATGGAGGTCCTGGGCAACGAGGGGATCGATTACAAGCAGCCCGACCAGAAGCCGGTTCTCACCAAGATCCGGGCGAGCGGAGCCGACCTTGTCTATATGGGTGCCGTGGTCGAGACAGGGGCCCAGACCATCATTCGGCAGATGAAGGATCTCGGGATGGTGGCGCCCAAGGTCGAATTCATGGGTCCCGACGGGCTCTATGAGGACGAGCTTCTCAAGGCGGCCACCTGCGACGCAGCACTGGCCGTCGACATGCACATGACGTACGCCAGCCTGCCCTTCGAGCAGATGAGTGGCAAGGGCGCCGAGCTCTACAAGCTCTACAAGGAGAAATACAATATCGAGCCCACGGGCTACGCCCTTTATTCCTGGGAAGCCGGTGCCGTGGCTGTCGACGCCATCAAGCGGGCGGGCGAGAAGGACCGGGCGAAGATCCTGGCCGCCGTCGCCAGCACCAAAGACTTCGACGGTCTCAACGGCAAGTGGAGCTTCGACGCGAATGGAGACACCACGATGAAGGTCATGTCCGGCTTTAAGGTGGTCAAGGCGGACAACCCAATAGGGTGCAAGTTCGAATTCATAGAGGTCCTAAAGTAG
- the cyoD gene encoding cytochrome o ubiquinol oxidase subunit IV: MDSHEHVFDDRTPGVEEHERTANYLSYTAGLALAILATIASFVVSQTNLLWPPGIPVGLIVLAFAQIGVHLVFFLHLGSGADSTNNILALAFGVLIVFLVIAGSLWIIANLNSNMMSMPMQ, from the coding sequence ATGGACAGTCACGAGCACGTTTTCGACGACCGCACGCCGGGCGTCGAAGAGCATGAGCGCACAGCCAACTATCTGTCGTACACGGCGGGGCTGGCGCTTGCGATCCTGGCGACGATCGCCTCGTTCGTCGTGTCGCAGACCAATTTGCTCTGGCCCCCGGGCATCCCGGTCGGGTTGATCGTGCTCGCCTTCGCGCAGATCGGCGTACACCTCGTCTTCTTTTTGCATCTGGGCAGCGGAGCCGATAGCACGAACAATATTCTGGCCCTCGCCTTCGGCGTGCTGATCGTCTTCCTCGTCATTGCAGGTTCGCTCTGGATCATCGCCAATCTCAACAGCAACATGATGTCGATGCCCATGCAGTAA